One Lepeophtheirus salmonis unplaced genomic scaffold, UVic_Lsal_1.4 unplaced_contig_8221_pilon, whole genome shotgun sequence genomic window carries:
- the LOC121131548 gene encoding uncharacterized protein: MKNKQMKSIFVIFVLALLSFERILASRNLHAFLGNWTETFSDGKINFFRSIGVNQTVLEYIKQHNPKTSINIKEIIKRYRIKMEFSAYNLEIRDIKYDIHSRGPSPDEELINGKEVGEDTNCVGNMLSSRYIFYDNEKEYIEVHRNVYEVNNSMVINYKLFSTPAVTYYAIYKRS; encoded by the exons atgaaaaataaacaaatgaaatccATCTTTGTCATATTTGTTCTCGCTCTTTTGAGCTTTGAAAGGATTCTCGC tagtCGCAATCTTCACGCTTTTCTGGGAAACTGGACAGAGACTTTTTCagatggaaaaattaattttttcagaagtaTTG gTGTGAATCAAACAGTCttagaatatataaaacaacATAACCCCAAAACAAGTatcaatataaaagaaataattaaacgatatagaataaaaatggaattttcaG cATATAATCTAGAAATTAGGGATATCAAATACGATATTCACAGTAGAGGACCAAGCCCTGATGAAGAACTTATCAATGGAAAGGAAGTTGGTGAAGACACTAATTGTGTTGGTAATATGTTATCGAGTAGGTATATCTTTTATGACAATGAAAAGGAATACATTGAAGTTCACCGAAATGTTTATGAAGTCAACAATTCAATGGTAATCAACTATAAGTTATTTTCTACGCCTGCAGTGACATATTATGCAATATACAAACGGAGTTAA